The nucleotide window GGTCAAAGGTTTGTCTGTTAGGTTGACTATTCCTATGAtctttacagttttattttagcTATCTTTTCTACGAGAAGAAAACGTCAGCCTGTTGACACCGCGCCGTCCTGTATGTTTAGTTAGCTTGCAATCCTCGTTAATTAACttcagctaacgttaccagttGACTAACGTTAGCCAACCAACACcccttagctaacgttagctttaacACTTAACACTGTTAATGTAGCAACAGTGTGAATTACTTTTTCGTTAATATGACCCATTAGGTGTTTTAGCAAATTGTTAATGTAAAACAGTTTGACAGATTCTCTCTCCATTGCTCAAAACTCGTTTTATTGTGTTGAGGTTGTGGCTAGTTGAAATTAACAATCTAGCTAAAGATAGCGTTAACTTATTTCTCTCAAAGTTTGGATTGCATTTGTCAAATCAACATGTCGACGGAATCTCACATTATTAAAATTAGGAATACAACTAAACTAAGCATTATTTTCAGATTTGATACATGTATTCTTAATCTATCAATTGAGTAGCTAACCAGACTTTGTGAAATGTCAAAAGTTGATAAATGCAAGCTACCAGAGCCCTAAAACATAGTAAATGGGATAATTTCTTACCTGATGAATCTGACCATCATCCCAaatttcattctttcttttttatttgtaattatatgaaataaaaataagcaACTCTTGACATTTGCAAGGCTGTATTTGGAATGTTTTTATCCATATATTTGTAAAGTTAATTGATTTATCAAGCTGAAATCTATTACTTAATCTTCTGTTAGCCaattaaaagtttaattttGTTCCAGCTCTTCACAGTAACAAAACTGAGTGTGAAAGTTTATTCTTGACCTCCAGAAAAGGTTGCTTCAACAAAGTTGATGATAACTGGTCAAAAACTCTAGAAAAGGCAAGTAGACCTTgagttaagattatttttttgtcttttctacagatGGCCTACCCTAAGTCCCACAACCCGTTTGCAGATGATGACGATGAGACAGATTTTAGGCCTAAAAGTCGGGGGTTTGATGATGACCCCAGTGACAGTGGAATGAGTGaagcagagaggagacagaggtaCCTTCAGCAGGAAGTGATGCGTACAGCTAAGTCTGCTGTGGACAGCAGTCACCGTTCCCTCGGCCTCATCTATGAATCAGAGAAGATGGGTGTGGAAACTGCAGAGGTATGTCAAACTAATCAGATTTACAATGGCAGAGGCAAAGAATTGTATTATCTCTGAGAGGGTGACAATCAGCAAAAGATTGTTGTAGtgtgtatctatctatatatatgtctatctgtctatctatctatctaatcttaTCAATCTATGTATCTATAGGAGCTGATACGACAGGGTGAGGTTTTGAAGAGGGCTGACAAGATGATGGACAACATGGATCAAGACCTGAAGACCAGTCAGAAGCACATTAACAGTATCAAGAGTGTGTGGGGCGGCCTTGTCAATTACTTCAAGGCCAAGCCAGAGACAAAACCACCTCCTGAGGAGCCAAAGCCCCGCCAGGCCAACAATCAGTAAGATTCAGTCCTATATtctcagaaatctttttttaatttatttattttgcaaaatATGGTACAAATTCAAGCTGGACAAATGGTAAAGGTATACTAAGCATTCATTTAAGTTCATTGGCCTCCATGTTTACTTCATTACGTCAGTGTGCTGCTAcgtctttgttgttgttcttttgcTCGGAAGGGTCAGTTTAAGACCGTGACATGTCACTGGAATCTGATATggccacatttaaaataatgtgaACAGCCAAACAAGAAAAATCTGATCTGAGCAATAAATCTTAATTGAGCACTAACTATTGCAGTGTGAAACTAGCCAGTATGTTTAATCAACAGAAAGGCCTGAAGCTCAGATATAGGCTAGTTCTTCACCCATCTGAGTTTAGATGACTTTAAAAGAAGAAGCAGGGTGTTACAACCCAAACCTCGTTTACCAGTCAGTTATGTATTCGGTAGATACTTTATAGTCTTTATTGCTAGTATACCCATGATATTGGTATATTTTGTGACAATGCTATGTTTATTGTGTCCATGTAATGTGTGATCCATTACCTCATCAGTAGGTAAATGTCTACCCACCACATACAGATCACTTCTATGTATTTGAGTTTTCTGTAGCCAAATTGGAGACCACATTTTACAACATAGCCATCATAACAGTGACTCAGAATGTTTGACTAATGCTACTGTAAAATTTGTGCTTTTGCCATTTCCAGCTTCTCGTCATTGACTGTCCCTCACTAAATGGCTCAACAATGCTTATCTGACTTTCTCAGATTACAGAATGCCATGTCCGGCAGCAGAGAACATGAAGATAAGTACCAAGCCAGCCACCCCAATCTAAGAAAGTTGGATACAGAAGGTAAGAGTTTGCACAAGATCCTTAGCATGGTATAACCATACCACAAACTGGCTGCCACCATTCCAGATTTCTATGTTCCAGGATTTGGAGCTTCTGCATCAACAGGTGACAGCTCATCTGGACAGAATGGATACACTGTGAATAGACACCTTAGGGAGGCTCACCAGACCCTCGACAACAatttaggtaaaaaaaaaactgttttacaaTGAAGTCACAAGAAAGGCACAACAAgctttttgtaatgtttgaatTATAATTCTTTTAATTTTGCTAGGTATTATGAAATTGGAAATGCATTTAAGTTCCCACAATTTGGTTTACAACATCATCAAATCCTTTTAAAGTATTTTCTGCCAATCCACAGTTTAACTAATGTTAGGTGTTCCTTTTGAATTACCCAGATGAGATGTGCAGTGGCTTGAGTAGACTGAAGAACCTAGGCCTTGGTCTCCAGTCTGAAATTGAAGACCAGGACGACTCCATTGATTCTCTGATGAATAAAGTGGACAAGATGGATCTTAAGATCCACAACACAAACCAACAGATTAAAAACCTcaagtaaaacaaacatttggacTCCCCTTACAGAGACAAAACACTGCAACAGGTCATCCTCTCACTTTGCTCTCCATCCTGTCTTAAGTTGTATGAACTATTCTTTTATTGCTggttttagacatttttatCTATATTATTTTCTTCTTGTATGGCTGAAAGGAAATTTcccatttatttctatttagTATTTGTTCATAAATACCTATTGCTACTCAGTTACATGTTGATATAATGATTTCTTCCACTTCAAAAATAACTGATTTGTTAACTTGGGTGCTTTTGCAAGAAATATTCTATTCAAGGGGTGTCTCAGATGTGTGTGACTATCCAGGTAAAATCTGTCTAAAACTGGAATGTTTGGGGTGTATGGTTCATATGTCAGTTCTAACCTTTTGGACCTGCCGCCACATTTGTACTAAAACACTTTCAAGTCACTTTTGCCTTACACATTATTTGTACAGTAGGCTAGCTTTTGGTTCTGTGCCATAGTTTTGTCTCCACTGACTGGTACATctcaccatgtttttgttttttttaaagtacattcaTGTTCTCCAGTGCTTTCCCCAGCTTTATATACATTGTTTATATTGATAGATATTGTATTGAATATTGCAGAATGTGATTGAGTGAATTACTGTACAGCGTAAATAATGTGAACAAACTAGCTCTGAATATATTCTCAAAGAGAATATATTATCAGAAAATATCTTCTCTAGGATATATTTATGAGTAGATGAACCACTTTAAAGTTTATCTTTTAGTAATGTAAACACAATGTGGGTGCCCGAATATATGGAGGGTCACTCCACGACGCAGTGAGTCCTGTGCTGTATATCATtcgccctctctctccccttttatttcttcagctgtcctgtcaataaaggcctaaaaattaccaaacaaaaataaatgtaaacaaaatgttactctaattaaaacaatcaaaagtAAGCAAACAAATGAGGATTCAtggtttcaatttttttctgtttcatttttgCAATGAATATCATGTAATCTATTTAAAACCACATACCCAATAAAAACCTTTATAAGGGGAGTCTCAGGTGTCTTATAAATTGTTTCTGTTAGAGTGCAGCAGGAAGTCAAAAGCGCCACAAGGTGACGCCACATTTCCAGAGCGGAATTTGAATGAGCTGCTGCAGAAAAATACCATTGTTTATCATGCGTTTGATGGTGTATGTTGGCACAGTATCTGTTTAAAACGGTTTAAATTTTTTGATGCATTGTGATATAGCAACAGGGTTACATGTTATGATGAAATTTGAGCCCTGTAGGTGCCATTTTATAATCCAAGTACCCTTACTACAGAAAATAACAGCTGATATTTCAAAACTCTgtacttttttgtgtgtgtgtgtgcgcgcgcgcatgCTGTGTACCaggtgtgttgctgtgtgtagCTCAGGTCCCCATGTGGAGCTGTCTATTCATTATCATTCCTCTGTGTTGGACCAGCTGCTCCTACAGTGACAACAAGCCCTCATTAGGATGACTTACTAATTACAGTACACACTTCcataaaacacatatacacataacaCTGGGGCGACACGGAGGGGAATATGGGGGTACCAACTACCCAGGGCCACTAGCTGAGGGAGGCCCCTGCGTGTCTGAACTAGATATGTTTTTTGTGAGTTCTCAAACACCTTGAGAAGGTTTTTGTAGATGAttatttcatttctttatttgtatttgaagCAAGAATGAATGTTGAAGAACATCCAACTAAACCCTCTGGTAAATAGTCTACTGGTTAGGGGTGGTGGATGGTCCAATTAGCACTGTGAACAGTGTATTTCATGTGAGTTGGGGATGGGCGAGTTGATAGTAATGGGGAAAGGGTGTATGGCTAAAACCCTGCACTGTAACACACAACATGTGACTTCTCCTATTGCACGTgtagtgtacacacacaaacaaacgagTAAACAAAGAAGACACAGTACCAGATAATTGCAGCGTTATTTACACATTAGGATAAGAAGGAAGAAGTCAAGGATGTTCCAGTAGACAAAGCCATGCAGTCTTGAGCagttatcattttagtttgggtCACGGAAAGATGCACCTGGTTGGAGGGAATGTTTTTGTAGCTGAAGGATTGAACACTCTTAAGTTTGATCAGTGACACCCATTGCTTTTGTCACTCAAATGTAAGCATGTAAAAACAATAGGATTATATACGATGCACA belongs to Etheostoma spectabile isolate EspeVRDwgs_2016 chromosome 5, UIUC_Espe_1.0, whole genome shotgun sequence and includes:
- the snap29 gene encoding LOW QUALITY PROTEIN: synaptosomal-associated protein 29 (The sequence of the model RefSeq protein was modified relative to this genomic sequence to represent the inferred CDS: inserted 1 base in 1 codon) is translated as MESNQKNVKNWEGPLLRLYCAALAVGRARSYVIKRDRKGSXCSSQLIKHQQRSKMAYPKSHNPFADDDDETDFRPKSRGFDDDPSDSGMSEAERRQRYLQQEVMRTAKSAVDSSHRSLGLIYESEKMGVETAEELIRQGEVLKRADKMMDNMDQDLKTSQKHINSIKSVWGGLVNYFKAKPETKPPPEEPKPRQANNQLQNAMSGSREHEDKYQASHPNLRKLDTEGFGASASTGDSSSGQNGYTVNRHLREAHQTLDNNLDEMCSGLSRLKNLGLGLQSEIEDQDDSIDSLMNKVDKMDLKIHNTNQQIKNLK